TGCAACAGATACCGCTACGGTCAGCATGTAGTCAACTAGCAGACTACCTCCAGCGATTAAGCCAAGTTCGGGAGATAGATTTTCTCGAGTAACCATATAGGCCCCTCCCCCTTGAGGGTAGGCATGGATGATTTGACGGTAGGAGACGGTCAGGCTAGATAGGAGCAGGAGGACAAAGAGGCCGATAGGAAGGCTCCACCATATCGCAAGAGGAGAGAGACTAGCCAAGACGAGGACTACTTGCTCAGGCCCATAGGCAATGGAAGATAGAGCGTCGCTTGACAACATGGCCAAGGCCTGCATTTTTCCCAGCAGACCTCCCTCGCCTTCTGTTAAGGATTTAAGAGGACGACCGATAAAAGTCTGTTTTAATTTTGTAAACATGGTATTTTCCTTTTCTGAAAATTTCAATAAGTGCTATTATACTGCTTTGGGAAAATAGCGTCAAGAGAGGACGATGGATTTTAGAATATTTTGTACAGATGAGGAGAGAGGTCAGTTTTTTTGCTATAATAGTAGATAGAAAACGAGGTTAGAAGAGATGATTTTTGATACACATACACACTTGAATGTAGAAGAATTTGCAGGTCGTGAGGCAGAAGAAATTACCTTGGCTGCTGAGATGGGTGTGACACAGATGAATATTGTTGGTTTTGATAAACCGACGATTGAGCGTGCTTTGGAGTTGGTGGATGAGTACGACCAACTCTACGCGACTATTGGTTGGCATCCGACAGAAGCGGGGACTTACACGGAGGAGATTGAAGCCTACTTGCTTGATAAGCTCAAGCATCCAAAGGTAGTTGCCTTGGGTGAGATTGGTTTGGATTACCATTGGATGACAGCGCCAAAAGAGGTGCAGGAGCAGGTTTTTCGCCGTCAGATTCAGTTATCTAAGGACTTGGATTTGCCTTTTGTAGTTCATACCCGTGATGCGTTGGAAGATACCTATGAGATTATCAAGAGCGAGGGCGTTGGTCCTCGAGGTGGTATCATGCATTCATTTTCAGGGACGCTTGAGTGGGCAGAGAAGTTTGTCGAGCTTGGTATGACCATTTCCTTCTCAGGAGTGGTGACTTTCAAGAAGGCAACTGACATCCAAGAAGCAGCTAAAGAGTTACCTTTGGACAAGATTTTGGTGGAAACGGATGCTCCCTACTTGGCTCCTGTTCCTAAACGTGGTCGTGAAAATAAAACAGCCTACACTCGCTATGTAGTGGACTTTATCGCTGACTTGCGTGGCATGACGGCAGAAGAGCTAGCGGCGGTAACAACTGCAAATGCGGAGCGAATTTTTGGATTGGATAGCAAATAATGAAAGAAAAAATTTCTCAAGTTATCGTGGTCGAAGGGCGCGATGATACGGCCAATCTCAAACGTTACTTCGATGTAGAGACCTATGAGACCCGAGGTTCTGCCATCAATGATCAGGATATAGAGCGGATTCAGCGCTTGCACCAACGTCATGGAGTCATTGTCTTTACAGACCCAGATTTTAATGGGGAGCGGATTCGGCGCATGATCATGACGGCCATTCCAACGGTTCAGCATGCCTTCCTCAAACGAGATGAAGCTGTTCCCAAGTCCAAAACCAAGGGGCGTTCTCTGGGAATTGAGCATGCCAGCTATGAAGATTTGAAAACGGCTCTAGCTCAGGTGACAGAACAATTTGAACATGAGAGTCAGTTTGACATCAGTCGTAGCGACTTGATTCGCCTTGGTTTTCTAGCAGGGTCAGACAGCCGTAAGCGCAGAGAATATCTAGGAGAGGCTCTCCGAATCGGCTATTCCAACGGCAAGCAACTCCTCAAACGCCTAGAGTTGTTTGGGGTCACCTTGGCGGAAGTGGAAGAAGCTATGAAATCTTATGAGTAGGAAAGATGTAGCCGTTACAATTTTTTAAGTTTCACAGTATTTTTCGAAGCAGGTAGAAGAGGAGGCGTCTAATGTTAATTGGTCAAAAAATTAAAGAGATTCGGATAGAAAAAGGAATTAGTCGTCCAGATTTTTGTGGAGATGAGCAAGAACTGACAGTTCGTCAACTGTCGCGAATTGAAAGTGGAGCTTCGCAACCAAGTTTGCCCAAGTTAGACTATATTGCTCGCCGGCTAGGAGTTCCAGCTTATAGCCTTATGCCGGATTTTTCAGCTCTTCCTCCTGCTTATTTAGAATTGAA
The Streptococcus toyakuensis genome window above contains:
- the rnmV gene encoding ribonuclease M5, whose translation is MKEKISQVIVVEGRDDTANLKRYFDVETYETRGSAINDQDIERIQRLHQRHGVIVFTDPDFNGERIRRMIMTAIPTVQHAFLKRDEAVPKSKTKGRSLGIEHASYEDLKTALAQVTEQFEHESQFDISRSDLIRLGFLAGSDSRKRREYLGEALRIGYSNGKQLLKRLELFGVTLAEVEEAMKSYE
- a CDS encoding TatD family hydrolase, which encodes MIFDTHTHLNVEEFAGREAEEITLAAEMGVTQMNIVGFDKPTIERALELVDEYDQLYATIGWHPTEAGTYTEEIEAYLLDKLKHPKVVALGEIGLDYHWMTAPKEVQEQVFRRQIQLSKDLDLPFVVHTRDALEDTYEIIKSEGVGPRGGIMHSFSGTLEWAEKFVELGMTISFSGVVTFKKATDIQEAAKELPLDKILVETDAPYLAPVPKRGRENKTAYTRYVVDFIADLRGMTAEELAAVTTANAERIFGLDSK